The proteins below are encoded in one region of Podarcis raffonei isolate rPodRaf1 chromosome 8, rPodRaf1.pri, whole genome shotgun sequence:
- the ZCCHC14 gene encoding zinc finger CCHC domain-containing protein 14 isoform X1: protein MVEKRCPRLQRESVYRWFSELPSPQRVEFLCGLLDLCIPLELRFLGACLEDLARKDYHSLRDSEIKANNPADLGSLTNLTDEVVRSKLLVSLALLGSSHREAAGVLFRTLTHIDSVINNYGLQLNEGRTGDEFLLLFTMASNHPAFSFHQKQVLRQELTKIQNIIASTSKSPSTPTASNMGTCPGCHKVTPRSETPINNIGNSLENALHTSAHSIEESLPKRPSGKHSKVSVEKVELKGLSHRKNDRNFEYSFEVLWSDSSVTLVTKSSAEVTEFISKLGQMYPEEKLEKFIPCLAGPDSFYLERNHMDLESDLRYLASLPSHIWKNDHVKKFFSTSSHSQQFQSSSPGNTSLYKVGTTLGASGRPICGVAGIQSSQNSLQHHVQHPAATPVALPHCTHTGGAASSLTCRSQLENSSSVLTPSPQTPQEQNGILDWLRKLRLHKYYPVFKQLSMEKFLSLTEEDLNKFESLTMGAKKKLKTQLELEKEKSEKRTLNPATSPSLSTGVARVPPTTHIGPIQSIRGNHTAELRVDVDQPTLSTPREGSSSEYSSSSSSPMGIHTREESSDSAEENERRKESCLVVLQHLTHLGDWSYLTSVYLVGLEVHLEASEKEKPVMLLNHFNSSSARPTAQVLPVQNDAVSSPSGHHTLPVQMIAAGSPHITPIRILNSMHKSERGNTDMKLLSSSMHSLLSLEDRTKFSPGTPRSGIKMEKNFGSTVVDGMPASPHQPMQVLSGVSENGSSTPSINFGPRAKMVHASTLDRVVKTTQQPGIIVETSTTATVTSSTVFHVARPPIKLLVSSSVPTDSTIVGQPSCSSNMQFSVSPAIINPRTALYTANTKVAFSALSSMPVAPMPSSSFCANSNTASSSLHPSTSFANMANLPSCPAPSSSPTLSSAAENNFYNSSSSGSGGSIPVPNQNHHHHHHHQQQPPGCMVCSSCGCSGNCGSSGMTVSYANYFQHPFSGPSVFTFPFLPFNPLCSSGYINTQQYNSSSAFPMVHSPYNSGITPDSVMSGQSTFAVPPMQSFMASTAGVYQAQGMMSNNSGTGHKKNGNLSCYNCGASGHRAQDCKQPPMDFNRQGTFRLKYAPPAESLDSTD from the exons ATGGTAGAGAAGCGGTGTCCACGActgcagagagagagtgtgtaccGCTGGTTTTCTGAGCTGCCTTCTCCTCAACGGGTGGAGTTCCTTTGTGGCCTGCTGGACTTGTGCATCCCACTTGAGTTACGTTTCCTGGGAGCCTGCCTAGAGGACCTGGCCCGCAAAGACTATCACTCACTGCGGGATTCTGAAATCAAGGCCAATAACCCGGCTGATCTGGGCAGCCTCACCAACCTGACGGATGAGGTGGTGCGCAGCAAGCTCTTGGTCTCACTTGCACTCCTGGGCTCATCCCACCGGGAAGCAGCTGGCGTCCTCTTCCGCACCCTCACCCATATTGACTCTGTCATCAACAACTATGGACTGCAGCTCAATGAGGGTCGGACTGGGGATGAGTTTTTGCTGCTCTTCACCATGGCCTCCAACCACCCTGCCTTCAGTTTCCACCAAAAGCAGGTGCTGAGGCAAGAGCTCACCAAGATCCAAAACATCATTGCCAGTACTAGCAAGAGTCCCAGCACTCCCACAGCTAGCAACATGGGAACTTGTCCTGGTTGCCACAAG GTCACTCCAAGATCTGAGACCCCCATAAACAACATCGGTAACAGTTTAGAAAATGCACTACATACATCAGCACATTCCATTGAGGAGTCATTACCCAAGAGGCCTTCAGGGAAACACTCCAAAG TGAGTGTTGAAAAAGTGGAACTAAAGGGATTATCGCATAGGAAGAATGATAGGAACTTTGAATATTCCTTTGAG GTCTTATGGTCTGATTCTTCAGTGACATTGGTAACAAAGTCTTCTGCTGAAGTGACTGAATTCATTTCAAAG TTAGGTCAAATGTACCCAGAAGAAAAATTGGAGAAATTCATTCCATGCCTAGCTGGTCCAGATTCATTTTACTTAGAAAGAAACCACATGGACCTGGAATCGGACCTTAG GTATTTGGCATCATTACCTTCCCACATCTGGAAAAATGACCACGTCAAGAAATTTTTCAGCACTTCATCTCACTCCCAGCAATTTCAAAGTTCAA GTCCAGGCAACACTTCCCTTTATAAAGTAGGTACGACGCTGGGTGCTTCCGGAAG ACCTATCTGTGGCGTAGCTGGTATCCAGTCTTCACAGAACAGTCTCCAGCATCATGTGCAGCATCCAGCTGCTACACCTGTTGCACTCCCCCACTGCACTCATACAGGTGGGGCTGCATCCTCACTCACTTGCCGCTCCCAGTTGGAGAACTCTTCATCGGTATTGACTCCCAGTCCTCAAACCCCCCAGGAACAAAATGGGATTTTAGACTGGCTGCGGAAACTACGCTTGCACAAGTACTACCCTGTTTTCAAACAGCTCTCAATGGAGAAG TTCCTGAGCCTTACTGAAGAAGATCTGAATAAATTTGAATCCCTTACAATGGGTGCAAAGAAGAAGCTCAAGACCCAGCTAGAGTTGGAAAA GGAAAAGTCTGAGAAACGGACCCTCAATCCAGCTACATCTCCTTCCTTGAGCACTGGGGTGGCCAGAGTTCCTCCTACCACTCATATTGGTCCTATCCAAAGCATTCGTGGTAACCATACAGCAG AGTTACGTGTCGATGTTGATCAGCCAACCCTCTCAACCCCCCGCGAAGGAAGCTCTTCAGAATACTCCAGCTCCTCTTCTAGCCCCATGGGAATCCATACCCGGGAGGAGAGCTCAGACAGTGCTGAGGAGAATGAGAGACGTAAGGAAAGCTGTCTCGTTGTGTTGCAGCATCTAACGCATTTAGGTGACTGGTCGTACCTGACATCTGTCTATCTTGTAGGTTTAGAGGTCCACTTGGAAGCCTCAGAAAAGGAGAAGCCAGTAATGTTATTGAATCACTTCAACTCCAGCTCAGCCAGGCCCACTGCTCAGGTTTTACCAGTGCAGAATGATGCCGTGTCCAGTCCATCCGGTCACCACACCTTGCCAGTACAGATGATAGCTGCAGGCTCCCCTCACATCACTCCAATTAGAATACTGAACTCTATGCACAAATCAGAGCGAGGGAATACAGACATGAAGCTCCTTTCGTCATCTATGCACTCGCTTTTGTCTTTAGAAGACAGGACAAAATTCTCACCTGGCACACCTCGAAGTGGCATCAAGATGGAGAAGAACTTTGGAAGTACTGTTGTGGATGGGATGCCAGCCTCTCCCCATCAGCCCATGCAAGTGCTCTCTGGAGTTTCTGAAAATGGCTCCTCTACACCTTCAATTAACTTTGGTCCAAGGGCCAAAATGGTACATGCTTCCACTCTAGACAGAGTGGTGAAAACAACCCAGCAGCCGGGAATAATAGTGGAAACAAGCACCACAGCCACTGTAACTTCCAGCACCGTCTTCCATGTGGCACGACCCCCCATAAAACTCCTGGTATCCTCTTCGGTTCCTACTGATTCAACCATTGTGGGGCAGCCTTCCTGCTCCAGTAATATGCAATTCAGTGTGTCCCCAGCAATAATAAACCCCCGGACTGCTCTCTATACAGCCAATACCAAAGTGGCCTTTTCTGCCCTGAGCAGTATGCCAGTAGCCCCAATGCCCAGCAGCAGCTTCTGTGCAAATAGCAACACTGCCTCTTCTAGCCTTCACCCCTCCACATCCTTTGCAAATATGGCAAACCTACCCAGTTGTCCTGCTCCCAGCTCCAGCCCCACGCTTTCATCAGCTGCCGAGAACAATTTCTACAACAGCAGTAGTAGTGGCTCAGGAGGAAGTATCCCAGTACCAAATCAgaatcaccaccatcaccaccaccatcagcaGCAGCCTCCTGGATGCATGGTGTGCAGTTCCTGTGGCTGTAGTGGGAACTGTGGTTCAAGCGGCATGACTGTCAGTTATGCTAATTACTTCCAGCACCCCTTTTCCGGACCGTCAGTGTTTACTTTCCCATTTCTGCCCTTCAATCCACTGTGCAGCAGTGGCTACATCAACACACAGCAGTACAACAGCAGCTCAGCCTTCCCTATGGTTCACTCTCCTTACAACAGTGGCATAACACCAGACTCTGTCATGAGTGGGCAGTCTACGTTTGCAGTGCCACCAATGCAAAGCTTTATGGCAAGTACAGCAGGGGTGTACCAAGCACAGGGGATGATGAGCAACAACAGTGGTACAGGCCATAAAAAGAATGGGAATCTGTCCTGTTACAATTGTGGAGCCAGTGGTCACCGAGCTCAAGACTGCAAGCAGCCACCAATGGATTTCAATCGACAAG GTACATTTCGGTTAAAATATGCTCCACCAGCTGAAAGTTTAGATTCCACAGATTGA
- the ZCCHC14 gene encoding zinc finger CCHC domain-containing protein 14 isoform X2, protein MVEKRCPRLQRESVYRWFSELPSPQRVEFLCGLLDLCIPLELRFLGACLEDLARKDYHSLRDSEIKANNPADLGSLTNLTDEVVRSKLLVSLALLGSSHREAAGVLFRTLTHIDSVINNYGLQLNEGRTGDEFLLLFTMASNHPAFSFHQKQVLRQELTKIQNIIASTSKSPSTPTASNMGTCPGCHKVTPRSETPINNIGNSLENALHTSAHSIEESLPKRPSGKHSKVSVEKVELKGLSHRKNDRNFEYSFEVLWSDSSVTLVTKSSAEVTEFISKLGQMYPEEKLEKFIPCLAGPDSFYLERNHMDLESDLRYLASLPSHIWKNDHVKKFFSTSSHSQQFQSSSPGNTSLYKVGTTLGASGRPICGVAGIQSSQNSLQHHVQHPAATPVALPHCTHTGGAASSLTCRSQLENSSSVLTPSPQTPQEQNGILDWLRKLRLHKYYPVFKQLSMEKFLSLTEEDLNKFESLTMGAKKKLKTQLELEKEKSEKRTLNPATSPSLSTGVARVPPTTHIGPIQSIRGNHTAELRVDVDQPTLSTPREGSSSEYSSSSSSPMGIHTREESSDSAEENERRLEVHLEASEKEKPVMLLNHFNSSSARPTAQVLPVQNDAVSSPSGHHTLPVQMIAAGSPHITPIRILNSMHKSERGNTDMKLLSSSMHSLLSLEDRTKFSPGTPRSGIKMEKNFGSTVVDGMPASPHQPMQVLSGVSENGSSTPSINFGPRAKMVHASTLDRVVKTTQQPGIIVETSTTATVTSSTVFHVARPPIKLLVSSSVPTDSTIVGQPSCSSNMQFSVSPAIINPRTALYTANTKVAFSALSSMPVAPMPSSSFCANSNTASSSLHPSTSFANMANLPSCPAPSSSPTLSSAAENNFYNSSSSGSGGSIPVPNQNHHHHHHHQQQPPGCMVCSSCGCSGNCGSSGMTVSYANYFQHPFSGPSVFTFPFLPFNPLCSSGYINTQQYNSSSAFPMVHSPYNSGITPDSVMSGQSTFAVPPMQSFMASTAGVYQAQGMMSNNSGTGHKKNGNLSCYNCGASGHRAQDCKQPPMDFNRQGTFRLKYAPPAESLDSTD, encoded by the exons ATGGTAGAGAAGCGGTGTCCACGActgcagagagagagtgtgtaccGCTGGTTTTCTGAGCTGCCTTCTCCTCAACGGGTGGAGTTCCTTTGTGGCCTGCTGGACTTGTGCATCCCACTTGAGTTACGTTTCCTGGGAGCCTGCCTAGAGGACCTGGCCCGCAAAGACTATCACTCACTGCGGGATTCTGAAATCAAGGCCAATAACCCGGCTGATCTGGGCAGCCTCACCAACCTGACGGATGAGGTGGTGCGCAGCAAGCTCTTGGTCTCACTTGCACTCCTGGGCTCATCCCACCGGGAAGCAGCTGGCGTCCTCTTCCGCACCCTCACCCATATTGACTCTGTCATCAACAACTATGGACTGCAGCTCAATGAGGGTCGGACTGGGGATGAGTTTTTGCTGCTCTTCACCATGGCCTCCAACCACCCTGCCTTCAGTTTCCACCAAAAGCAGGTGCTGAGGCAAGAGCTCACCAAGATCCAAAACATCATTGCCAGTACTAGCAAGAGTCCCAGCACTCCCACAGCTAGCAACATGGGAACTTGTCCTGGTTGCCACAAG GTCACTCCAAGATCTGAGACCCCCATAAACAACATCGGTAACAGTTTAGAAAATGCACTACATACATCAGCACATTCCATTGAGGAGTCATTACCCAAGAGGCCTTCAGGGAAACACTCCAAAG TGAGTGTTGAAAAAGTGGAACTAAAGGGATTATCGCATAGGAAGAATGATAGGAACTTTGAATATTCCTTTGAG GTCTTATGGTCTGATTCTTCAGTGACATTGGTAACAAAGTCTTCTGCTGAAGTGACTGAATTCATTTCAAAG TTAGGTCAAATGTACCCAGAAGAAAAATTGGAGAAATTCATTCCATGCCTAGCTGGTCCAGATTCATTTTACTTAGAAAGAAACCACATGGACCTGGAATCGGACCTTAG GTATTTGGCATCATTACCTTCCCACATCTGGAAAAATGACCACGTCAAGAAATTTTTCAGCACTTCATCTCACTCCCAGCAATTTCAAAGTTCAA GTCCAGGCAACACTTCCCTTTATAAAGTAGGTACGACGCTGGGTGCTTCCGGAAG ACCTATCTGTGGCGTAGCTGGTATCCAGTCTTCACAGAACAGTCTCCAGCATCATGTGCAGCATCCAGCTGCTACACCTGTTGCACTCCCCCACTGCACTCATACAGGTGGGGCTGCATCCTCACTCACTTGCCGCTCCCAGTTGGAGAACTCTTCATCGGTATTGACTCCCAGTCCTCAAACCCCCCAGGAACAAAATGGGATTTTAGACTGGCTGCGGAAACTACGCTTGCACAAGTACTACCCTGTTTTCAAACAGCTCTCAATGGAGAAG TTCCTGAGCCTTACTGAAGAAGATCTGAATAAATTTGAATCCCTTACAATGGGTGCAAAGAAGAAGCTCAAGACCCAGCTAGAGTTGGAAAA GGAAAAGTCTGAGAAACGGACCCTCAATCCAGCTACATCTCCTTCCTTGAGCACTGGGGTGGCCAGAGTTCCTCCTACCACTCATATTGGTCCTATCCAAAGCATTCGTGGTAACCATACAGCAG AGTTACGTGTCGATGTTGATCAGCCAACCCTCTCAACCCCCCGCGAAGGAAGCTCTTCAGAATACTCCAGCTCCTCTTCTAGCCCCATGGGAATCCATACCCGGGAGGAGAGCTCAGACAGTGCTGAGGAGAATGAGAGAC GTTTAGAGGTCCACTTGGAAGCCTCAGAAAAGGAGAAGCCAGTAATGTTATTGAATCACTTCAACTCCAGCTCAGCCAGGCCCACTGCTCAGGTTTTACCAGTGCAGAATGATGCCGTGTCCAGTCCATCCGGTCACCACACCTTGCCAGTACAGATGATAGCTGCAGGCTCCCCTCACATCACTCCAATTAGAATACTGAACTCTATGCACAAATCAGAGCGAGGGAATACAGACATGAAGCTCCTTTCGTCATCTATGCACTCGCTTTTGTCTTTAGAAGACAGGACAAAATTCTCACCTGGCACACCTCGAAGTGGCATCAAGATGGAGAAGAACTTTGGAAGTACTGTTGTGGATGGGATGCCAGCCTCTCCCCATCAGCCCATGCAAGTGCTCTCTGGAGTTTCTGAAAATGGCTCCTCTACACCTTCAATTAACTTTGGTCCAAGGGCCAAAATGGTACATGCTTCCACTCTAGACAGAGTGGTGAAAACAACCCAGCAGCCGGGAATAATAGTGGAAACAAGCACCACAGCCACTGTAACTTCCAGCACCGTCTTCCATGTGGCACGACCCCCCATAAAACTCCTGGTATCCTCTTCGGTTCCTACTGATTCAACCATTGTGGGGCAGCCTTCCTGCTCCAGTAATATGCAATTCAGTGTGTCCCCAGCAATAATAAACCCCCGGACTGCTCTCTATACAGCCAATACCAAAGTGGCCTTTTCTGCCCTGAGCAGTATGCCAGTAGCCCCAATGCCCAGCAGCAGCTTCTGTGCAAATAGCAACACTGCCTCTTCTAGCCTTCACCCCTCCACATCCTTTGCAAATATGGCAAACCTACCCAGTTGTCCTGCTCCCAGCTCCAGCCCCACGCTTTCATCAGCTGCCGAGAACAATTTCTACAACAGCAGTAGTAGTGGCTCAGGAGGAAGTATCCCAGTACCAAATCAgaatcaccaccatcaccaccaccatcagcaGCAGCCTCCTGGATGCATGGTGTGCAGTTCCTGTGGCTGTAGTGGGAACTGTGGTTCAAGCGGCATGACTGTCAGTTATGCTAATTACTTCCAGCACCCCTTTTCCGGACCGTCAGTGTTTACTTTCCCATTTCTGCCCTTCAATCCACTGTGCAGCAGTGGCTACATCAACACACAGCAGTACAACAGCAGCTCAGCCTTCCCTATGGTTCACTCTCCTTACAACAGTGGCATAACACCAGACTCTGTCATGAGTGGGCAGTCTACGTTTGCAGTGCCACCAATGCAAAGCTTTATGGCAAGTACAGCAGGGGTGTACCAAGCACAGGGGATGATGAGCAACAACAGTGGTACAGGCCATAAAAAGAATGGGAATCTGTCCTGTTACAATTGTGGAGCCAGTGGTCACCGAGCTCAAGACTGCAAGCAGCCACCAATGGATTTCAATCGACAAG GTACATTTCGGTTAAAATATGCTCCACCAGCTGAAAGTTTAGATTCCACAGATTGA